The genomic stretch CCGTCCGGCCGTCCACGGTCAACCGCTCCAGCCGGCCCGGATGGACGGCCTCCAGCGCGGCGTCGACTCCGCTGCCGTGGCCCAGTGTGCGGAGGGTCGCGGCGGCCAGCGCGGCGTTCTGCCGCTGGTGCGAACCGGCCAGGGCGGGTGGTCTCGGCAGCCCGAACAGCGCCGGGTGTGTCTCCGGCGTGAGCAGCGGCGCGCCCACCTCCAGCGCCACCTGCCGGATGACCTCCAGGGCCGGGCCGGTCGCGGTGGTCAGCAGCGGCACCTCCGCCAGCGCCGCGCCCGCCTTGTCGCGGGCGATGGCCTCGACGGTGGTTCCGAGCACCCCCACGTGATCCAGATCCACGTTCGTGATCGCCACGGCGGCCACGGTGGCCAGGGCCTGAGTGGCGTCACTCGCGCCGCCGACGCCGGCCTCCATGACGGCCACCTCGACTTCATCCTGGGCGAAGGCCTGACACGCCAGCGCCAGACTGAGGTCGAAGAACGCGGCGTCCGGCGCGTGGTGCCGCGCCCACCGGATGAACGCGGCTGTCCGCGCCGGATCGAGGTGCCGGCCCTGCACCCGGATGCGTTCCTCGTAGTCGTGCAGGTGCGGGCTGGTGAAGCGCCCGGTGCGGATGCCAGCCGAGATCAGGCCGGCCTCCAGCATGGCGCAGGTGCTGCCCTTGCCGTTGGTGCCGATCACCCGGATGGACGGGAAGGCCGTGTCCGGGCGGCCCAGCAGGTTCAGCAGCGTCCGTGCGCCCTGCGGGCCGCGGGCCCGGCCGGAGCGCGTCCGGCCGTACAGCCACGCGTAGTCGGGGAGAGAAGAGGGCCGGGACTCGTCCATCACGTGTCCACGCTAGCGCGGCCGGCTCCAGGGACGTGCGCCCCACCCGCGCCGGCTACGCTGGGAACATGACGGCCCTGAGGATCACGCACGTGGAGCACCGCCGGCGTACGCCCCGGCCGTTCATCGACCTGGCGGGCTTTTTCCTGTTCTTCGGGATCTCCGGGGTCGACCATGGCCGCGAGGCCCGGATGCAGCGCCGCTTCGAGGAGGAGACCTTTCCTCATCACGTGACGGTGCAGGTCACGCCCGCCCTGGCGCCGGGTCGCTACCGACTGGACGGCCTGCCGGAGGATGTGGGCGGACGACCGTGGGCGGTTCGCCGGGCCGGTCAGGCCACGACCGCCCTGAGCGACGACGGCTGGATCGCCTTCCAGGCATGGCAGCACGGTGGGCGACGCGACGTGCGCGCCGTTCCCCTGGCCGGGGTCTGAGGCCGCGTGGCGCCGTCACCTGGGAGTGGGGGCGCTCAACTGTAGATCAGGGCTGGCCGCGCCCGGCTGCCGTGGAGTACAGTGGGGGGCTGACGGTGCGGGCAGCCGCGCCAGGGAGGAACGAGGATGGCGGAACGAGACATTGACAAGCTGCTGGCCATGACGGACAGCAAGTACCGGCTGAGCGTCGTGACGGCCAAGCGCGCCCTGCAACTGCGCAGTGGTGCCCCCAGCGTGCTGCCCGTGGATCAGCGGGTACGGACGCGCAACCTGGTCACGCAGGCCATGCGTGAACTCGCCACGGGCAAGCTGACGGTCGGCACCGAGCTCATGGACGAGCAGCGCTTCCACCAGGACTACGTGCGGCAGCGGCAGGCGCAGCTCCAGGCTCAGCTGAACGCCGAGCGCGAGCGCGAGCGGGACTGAACCCCTGAGAATACGGGCCGGGCATGACTGCCCGGCCCGTTCCTGTTGGTGGTCGGCAGGGCTATGGTGGGATTCATGTTGACTGCTTTTGCCGTGCTGCTGTGTTTCACGGCCGTGCTCGCGTACCTGAACGAACGCTTCGTGAAACTGCCGACCACGGTCGGTGTCACGCTGGCCGGCGCCCTCGCCAGCGCCATCCTGATCGGTCTGGACGCGCTGAACCTGATTCCCGGTGTGCGGGACTGGGCGGCCGCGCTGCTCCAGACGCTGAACTTCACGGACTTCGTGCTCAACGGCATCCTGAGCCTGCTGCTGTTCGCCGGGGCGCTGAGCCTGAACGCCGGGCAGATGCTCCGGCAGAGCCGCAGCATCCTGATCCTGGCGTTCTTCAGCACCGTGATCAGCACTGCCCTGATCGGCGTCGCGGCCTACGGCCTGTTCGGGCTGCTGGGTCTGGGCGTGCCGCTGCTGTGGGCGCTGCTGTTCGGGGCGCTGATCAGCCCGACCGATCCGGTCGCGGTGCTCGACCTGCTCAAACGGGCGAAAGTGCCCGCGAAGATCGAGACGCTGATCGCCGGCGAAAGTCTGTTCAACGATGGCGTGGGCGTGGTGATCTTCCTGGTGGTCGCGGCCGTCGCCGGAATCGGGGCACATGGTGCCCAGACCGACGTGAACGCCCTGTCCGTCCTGACCCTGTTCGCCCGCGAGGCGCTGGGCGGGCTGCTCTTCGGAGCGCTGCTGGGCTATCTGGGCTTCCGGCTGGTTCGGTCGATCGACCAGCACGCGGTCGAGGTTCTGATCACGCTGGCCCTGGTCATCGGAGGCTACGTGGCCGCCGCCGCGATGGGCACCAGCGGCCCCCTGGCGATGGTCGTGGCGGGGCTGGTCATGTCGGCCACCAAGGAACAGGCCTTCAGCGAGGCCACCCGGCACCACGTCGAGGGGTTCTGGGAGACCATCGATCAGGTGCTGAACATCGTCCTGTTCGCGTTCATCGGTCTGGACGTGCTGCTCACGCGGCCCAGTGGGGCTCAGCTCGTGGCCAGCGTGGCCCTGATCGCCGTGGCCCTGGTCGCCCGGTACATCAGTGTGGCGCTGCCCTTCGCGCTGGTGCGGGCGCGCGACGGCTACGGTGCGTACACCGTGCGCCTGCTGACCTGGGGCGGGCTG from Deinococcus sp. AB2017081 encodes the following:
- a CDS encoding cation:proton antiporter — translated: MLTAFAVLLCFTAVLAYLNERFVKLPTTVGVTLAGALASAILIGLDALNLIPGVRDWAAALLQTLNFTDFVLNGILSLLLFAGALSLNAGQMLRQSRSILILAFFSTVISTALIGVAAYGLFGLLGLGVPLLWALLFGALISPTDPVAVLDLLKRAKVPAKIETLIAGESLFNDGVGVVIFLVVAAVAGIGAHGAQTDVNALSVLTLFAREALGGLLFGALLGYLGFRLVRSIDQHAVEVLITLALVIGGYVAAAAMGTSGPLAMVVAGLVMSATKEQAFSEATRHHVEGFWETIDQVLNIVLFAFIGLDVLLTRPSGAQLVASVALIAVALVARYISVALPFALVRARDGYGAYTVRLLTWGGLRGGIAISLALGLPDSPYRPLLLTATYAIVLFTIAVQGLTIMPLVHRASAASASGAESTEQRAEG
- a CDS encoding glutamate ligase domain-containing protein, which gives rise to MDESRPSSLPDYAWLYGRTRSGRARGPQGARTLLNLLGRPDTAFPSIRVIGTNGKGSTCAMLEAGLISAGIRTGRFTSPHLHDYEERIRVQGRHLDPARTAAFIRWARHHAPDAAFFDLSLALACQAFAQDEVEVAVMEAGVGGASDATQALATVAAVAITNVDLDHVGVLGTTVEAIARDKAGAALAEVPLLTTATGPALEVIRQVALEVGAPLLTPETHPALFGLPRPPALAGSHQRQNAALAAATLRTLGHGSGVDAALEAVHPGRLERLTVDGRTVLVDGAHNPHATRALAAAVPRADVLLFGNLARKDTAATLAPLLAVAPLRVYTAPGDLATPPAELAARYGGEAVNDPATALRRAVTLTPPGGTLLVAGSLYLAGAVRAELGHHN
- the rpoZ gene encoding DNA-directed RNA polymerase subunit omega produces the protein MAERDIDKLLAMTDSKYRLSVVTAKRALQLRSGAPSVLPVDQRVRTRNLVTQAMRELATGKLTVGTELMDEQRFHQDYVRQRQAQLQAQLNAERERERD